CGCGGCCGCGCTTGTTCAGATCAAGCATGACATAGACGACGCGCTGCCCGGGGCCGTGATAGGTGTATTGGCCGCCGCGCCCGGCCGCGTAGACCGGGAACCGGTCCGGGTCGGTCAGATCGGCGGCCCGCGCCGAGGTGCCCGCGGTGTAAAGGGCGGGATGTTCCAGCAGCCAGATCGCCTCGGGCGCGGTACCCGCGGCGATCGCGGCCACCCGCGCTTCCATGAAGGCCAGCGCGTCGGGGTAGGGCACGGGACGATCCGAGGTGATCCATTCAGGCATGCGCAACTCTCCTGCCCTTGGGGTAAAACAATCGCTTGCGTGTCTCAAGCCGGATTCGGGCCGGGCGGGGGCGGTCCTGCCCCGGCGTCGCGCAAGAGATTTTCCGAAACCCGCAAATTGGGGCTTTTCATTCCCTGCAGGCTCGGCTAAATCGCCCCTCACCAAGCCAGAACATGCGGTTGTGGCGGAATTGGTAGACGCGCAGCGTTGAGGTCGCTGTGGGGTAACTCCCGTGAAAGTTCGAGTCTTTTCAACCGCACCACTGGCCGGATGGCCGCAAGCCCGGGGCACCACCCCGGGCTTCGTCATTTCCGGCTGCGTCATTGCTTGCCCTCGGGCTTCGGCTTGAAAACAGGGGGATTTCCGCCCGCGTTAAGGCTGCATTGAGGAAATTGCGGCACGCTCGCGCGGATGCCCGGCCGCGACGTCGGGGGCGGGTGAGGCGGCGGAAGATGACGACCTGGACTGTTCAGGGATTGTATGGGGCCCAGTTCCAGGTCGAGGGCGGAGGCTCGACGCTCTGGCCGGGGGCGCAGTTCAAGGTCGATCCCGCCTGGGATTATTCGACCTCGCGGCGGACATTCGTCTTTACCGATGACGATACGTCCCTGTCGGGCGACAGCAATTTCATGGCCGACGAATACGGCAACGATTCGACCCAGTCCGTCGCGGTCTATGACGCGGGCGGCACGCTGCTTTACTCCGGGCGTGTCTATGTCGAATGGTCTTCGACCTTCACCGATCCCTCGGGCACGGTCGTGCACATGTATACGCTGGAAATCGGCGGCACGATCATCGGCGAGGTGGCGACAAACCCGCTGACGCCGGGGGTGACCTATCACGTCTCGGGCGTCAACGACGGGATGTACGGCGCCGATGTCTCGACCGGGCCGCTTTACAGCACGCTGGCCTCGATGAGCTTCGACCCCGATCATGTCAACACGATCCAGGGCGGGGCCTACAACGACAGCATCGCCGCCGGGGCGGGCAATGACACGATCGCCACCGAGGGCGGGGCCGACACGATCGACGGCGGCGCGGGCAATGATTCGATCACCTTCGGCACCGGCGGCGATTGCGTGCACGGCGGCCTTGGCGACGATTACATCGACGATTACGTCGGCACGACCGGATATGTCTGGAATGACACGCTGTTTGGCGATGCGGGCAATGACACGATCTGGGCCGGATCGGGCAATGATCTGGTGGATGGCGGCGCCGACAACGATTCGATCCTGGGCGAGGACGGCAATGACACGCTGCTTGGCGGCACCGGCGCCGACACGATCCAGGGCTGCGCCGGTGACGACAGTCTTGACGGTGGCGCGGGCGTCGACCTGCTGCTTGGCGGGACCGGTCAGGACACGATCCATGGCGGCGACGGCGCCGATCTGCTGGCGGGCAACAGCGGCAACGATCTGATCTATGGCGAGGCCGACGCCGACCGGATCTATTTCGAATCGGACTGGGGCAATGACACCGTCTTCGGCGGGGGGACCACCACCGCGGGCGGGGTGGATCACGACGTGCTCGACTTCAGCCATGACACGCTGGGCGGGGTTCTGGTCACCTTCACCGGTTCCGAGGACGGCACCGCCACCCAGGGCGCGAATTCG
This DNA window, taken from Rhodobacter capsulatus SB 1003, encodes the following:
- a CDS encoding Hint domain-containing protein, translating into MTTWTVQGLYGAQFQVEGGGSTLWPGAQFKVDPAWDYSTSRRTFVFTDDDTSLSGDSNFMADEYGNDSTQSVAVYDAGGTLLYSGRVYVEWSSTFTDPSGTVVHMYTLEIGGTIIGEVATNPLTPGVTYHVSGVNDGMYGADVSTGPLYSTLASMSFDPDHVNTIQGGAYNDSIAAGAGNDTIATEGGADTIDGGAGNDSITFGTGGDCVHGGLGDDYIDDYVGTTGYVWNDTLFGDAGNDTIWAGSGNDLVDGGADNDSILGEDGNDTLLGGTGADTIQGCAGDDSLDGGAGVDLLLGGTGQDTIHGGDGADLLAGNSGNDLIYGEADADRIYFESDWGNDTVFGGGTTTAGGVDHDVLDFSHDTLGGVLVTFTGSEDGTATQGANSVSFDNIEGITGSNLADTVNAAGDASGLRIDGAGGDDRLIGGSGADVLLGGSGQDTLSGGAGADTIVMADGTGHDFITDFDLSRTGALTTDQLDVSGLHDGSNAPVNIRDVTVSDDGLGNAVLTFPDGTSVTLLGIAPATVQAPGMLHAMGVPCLVAGSRVSTPRGPVPVEDLRPEDLVTVRDGPPLPVLWIGRRRVDAAQLAADPKLRPVEIGAGRLGNAAPVRLSALHGIAVPGGFLARAGHLAATGWGGARVRRGLSRSAGGVLYLHLLLPRHALLSVEGLWVESFWPGPMGIAALDLAAKATLIRALPALAGVVWAGDPVQKAYGPPAGKFLRRHQIDRRLCANWSHISRDLTHSDGFVTEAAATHTAFTGMGNRG